The Sesamum indicum cultivar Zhongzhi No. 13 linkage group LG6, S_indicum_v1.0, whole genome shotgun sequence genome has a segment encoding these proteins:
- the LOC105164782 gene encoding uncharacterized protein LOC105164782, whose product MEDKDTELLSKVTANHLFLGQFEPFRATLRSLRARSPDLARTIIQTIVSQGGRMGVPDPVHWSDSCPSPAILTFLCTLELLQFPDPTLNIWSFDPNMLKLRSEFLLYVHVASSRVLEKVKDGEKMEGNENFEEGSVGFEELRVLERVSDVGLSRLRPDLIDLEVMEDGVAGALDEGELMKLKGVILENSDIFDVLCVNIGEQLGHIENDDSGGLAIALRKEVRRQDEKAEKTLRLVQKCVQVSHLDAMKQCLENGDEDRVIPHVRFLHLNYGVEEAEYRMVLQDLLKRVLTGEHDYGDTSLAMRNKVFSVYVEALSSRCTRLLQMLQSIQDDLLSEEIEAHSTHEGDQLPLPFQRLHNSIAQLRPETISPDTPLSLKNATAFCMRDMFHYARVRGLHVLECVVDTALSFVRKEQIQEACEVLMLFPRLQPLVAALSWDLLAGKTTMRRKLMQSLWTSKSQALRLEESSPYDNKFDEVSCVEHLCDTLCYQLDIASFVACNNSGQSWSLKSSILLAGKDLVEHGNEDARFDPFVENFVLERLSVQSPLRVIFDLAPHIKFQDAIELLSMQPITSTPAAWRRMQDIELMHMRYAIQSAVLALGTMEKSNTVATVDQQMTSYYLKELKNHLDAITNTSRKIYMVNIIISLLYMDNLQLDLTSYDPTRISSNSFNVHGGGQADVTTVEGGNEMVISFIGQVLDILRQQLPLSLSNLENSLDGRVSAGSKQALEWRILKAKRTIEDWEWRLSILQRLPPLSERQWRWKEALTVLRAAPSKLLNLCMQRAKYDIGEEAISRFSLPPEDKATLELTEWVDGAFKRASVEDVVSRAADGTSGQELDFLALRSQLGPLAAILLCIDVAAACSKLPNVSLKLLNQAQVMLSEIYPGSVPKFGSTYWDQIREVTIISVVKRVLKRLCELLEQDKPPALQEFLSGETILSLSKEFHRKGNRDRALVMLHQMIEDAHKGKQQFLSGKLHNLARAIADEEAERDLASGASGEGPHSDGRGLPSFDKDGVLGLGLRTLKQSPMTPEAGESTVNSASYDVKESEKRLFGPFGSKMTTFLSQFILHIAAIGDIVDGTDTTHDFNYFSLVYEWPKDLLTRLVFERGSTDAAGKVAEIMNSDFVHEVISACVPPVYPPRSGHGWACIPVIPTVPKSYTENKVLSPSSREAKPKFYTRSSATPGVPLYPLKLDVVKHLVKLSAVRAVLACVFGSTMLYRGSDTAISSSLNGGLLPTPDVDRFFYEFALDQSERFPTLNRWIQMQTNLHRVSEFAVMSEHGKNDAKDNSEPKTAMKRFRENESDTESETDDMAVGNYISSVLPDVKDQSNVASDAWHESPKSEIAELDNTVFLSFDWENEGPYEKAVDRLIDEGNLLDALALSDRFLRNGASDRLLQMLIISGEDDTFRGQPQSSSGLRIWSNSWQYCLRLKDKQLAARLALKYLHRWELEAALDVLTMCTCHLPDGDQLKVEVVQKRQALCRYKRILCADDRYNSWQEVERDCKEDPEGLALRLAERGAVSVALEVAESAGLSIELRRELQGRQLVKLLNADPVNGGGPAEASRFLSSLRDSADALPVAMSAMQLLPDLRSKQLLVHFFLKRRDGNLSEVEVSQLNSWALGLRVLASLPLPWQQRCSSLHEHPRLIVEVLLMRKQLQSASLILKEFPLLRDNGMILAYAAKAIAISMSSPPRDSRISVSGPRPKQRMKASTPTRSSFTSSLSNLQKEARRAFSWTPRNTGDKGAPKDSQRKRKSSGLTQSEKVAWEAMTGIQEDRVSVFTADGQERLPSVSIAAEWMLTGDLKKDEAVRSSHRYESAPDIILFKALLSLCSDESASGKGALDLCINQMKNVLSSQQLPENASMETIGRAYHATETFVQGLLFAKSQLRKLSGASDLSSNSEKGRDADDASSDAGSSSVGSQSTDELSEALSQVDIWLGRAELLQSLLGSGIAASLDDIADKESSERLRDRLIQEERYSMAVYTCKKCKIDVFPVWNSWGHALIRMEHYAQARVKFKQALQLYKGDSAPVILEIINTIEGGPPVDVASVRSIYEHLAKSAPAVLDDPLSADSYLNVLYMPSTFPRSERSRRFQEAAKDSSTHTSDFDDGPRSNLDSIRYLECVNYLQEYARQHLLGFMFKHGRFKEACLLFFPANSVPNPPQPSSLGAVASSSSPQRPDPLATDYGTIDDLCDLCIGYGAMPVLEEVISSRIATTQDQLVNQHTTAAVARICLYCETHKHFNYLYKFQVIKKDHVAAGLCCIQLFMNSASQDEALKHLEHAKMHFDEGLSARYKVGDSTKLVTKGIRGKTASEKLTEEGLVKFSARVAIQMDVVRSFNDADGSQWKHSLFGNPNDHETFRRRCEIAETLAEKNFDLAFQVIYEFNLPAVDIYAGVAASLAERKKGGQLTEFFRNIKGTIDDDDWDQVLGAAINVYANKHKERPDRLIDMLTSSHRKVLACVVCGRLKSAFQIASRSGSVADVQYVAHQALHANALPVLDMCKQWLAQYM is encoded by the exons ATGGAAGACAAAGACACCGAACTCCTGTCCAAAGTTACCGCAAACCACTTATTCCTGGGCCAATTCGAACCATTTCGGGCCACTCTCCGCAGCCTCCGGGCTAGAAGCCCGGACCTAGCCCGAACTATTATACAGACGATAGTTTCCCAGGGCGGGCGTATGGGTGTGCCGGACCCCGTTCATTGGTCCGATTCATGCCCTTCTCCCGCCATCCTCACCTTCCTATGCACCCTTGAACTACTCCAATTCCCCGACCCAACGTTGAATATCTGGTCGTTTGACCCGAACATGTTGAAATTGCGCTCTGAATTTTTGTTGTATGTACATGTTGCCAGTTCCAGAGTTCTGGAAAAAGTTAAAGATGGTGAAAAGATGGAGGGAAATGAGAATTTTGAAGAGGGCAGTGTGGGCTTTGAAGAACTGAGGGTCCTGGAAAGAGTTTCAGATGTTGGATTGAGTCGTTTGAGGCCAGATTTAATTGATTTGGAGGTAATGGAGGATGGGGTTGCAGGGGCTTTGGATGAAGGGGAATTGATGAAACTGAAGGGGGTTATTTTGGAGAATTCCGATATTTTTGATGTGTTGTGTGTGAATATAGGGGAGCAATTGGGGCATATCGAGAATGATGATTCAGGGGGTTTGGCAATTGCGTTGAGAAAGGAGGTGAGGCGCCAGGATGAGAAAGCGGAGAAGACACTGAGGTTGGTGCAGAAGTGTGTTCAGGTAAGTCATCTGGATGCTATGAAGCAGTGCTTGGAGAATGGCGATGAAGATCGGGTGATCCCGCATGTTAGGTTTCTTCATTTGAACTATGGAGTTGAAGAAGCAGAATATCG cATGGTTTTGCAAGATCTCCTAAAGCGGGTGTTAACAGGAGAACATGATTATGGAGACACCTCACTTGCCATGCGAAATAAAGTGTTCTCAGTATATGTGGAAGCACTTTCATCTCGTTGCACTCGTCTTCTTCAGATGCTTCAG AGCATCCAAGATGACTTACTCTCTGAAGAAATCGAGGCCCACAGCACTCATGAAGGCGACCAGCTTCCTCTCCCCTTTCAGCGGCTTCATAATTCTATTGCACAATTGAGACCTGAGACAATTTCACCTGACACACCCTTGTctttaaaaaatgcaacagCTTTTTGCATGAGAGATATGTTCCATTATGCTCGTGTCCGAGGTTTGCATGTACTCGAATGTGTTGTCGATACTGCACTGTCGTTTGTGCGCAAAGAGCAGATTCAAGAAGCCTGCGAG GTTCTTATGCTGTTTCCCCGGCTTCAACCCCTGGTAGCTGCCTTGAGTTGGGATCTTTTGGCTGGCAAAACAACAATGAGAAGGAAACTGATGCAGTCTTTATGGACAAGTAAATCTCAGGCGCTTCGGTTGGAAGAATCTTCCCCTTATGATAATAAGTTTGATGAG GTATCCTGTGTAGAACATCTTTGTGATACATTATGCTACCAGCTTGACATTGCTTCCTTTGTTGCCTGTAACAATTCTGGTCAATCTTGGAGTCTGAAATCCTCTATACTATTAGCTGGAAAAGACTTAGTTGAACATGGCAATGAAGATGCTCGATTTGATCCATTTGTGGAAAATTTTGTACTGGAGAGATTATCAGTCCAGAGTCCTCTTCGA GTAATATTTGATTTAGCCCCCcacataaaatttcaagatgcGATTGAACTGCTTAGCATGCAGCCAATTACTTCCACTCCAGCAGCTTGGAGGAG GATGCAAGACATTGAACTTATGCACATGAGATATGCTATTCAGTCTGCTGTTCTTGCGCTTGGGACTATGGAAAAGAGTAATACTGTTGCAACAGTAGATCAACAAATGActtcatattatttaaaagaactGAAGAATCATTTAGATGCAATCACCAATACTTCCCGCAAG ATATATATggtgaatattattatatcacTTCTATACATGGACAATCTACAACTTGATTTAACATCTTATGATCCAACAAGAATTTCTTCCAACTCATTTAATGTTCATGGTGGGGGACAAGCAGATGTCACAACAGTTGAGGGGGGAAATGAGATGGTTATCTCATTTATAGGACAAGTACTTGATATTTTGAGGCAACAACTTCCATTATCACTATCCAATCTTGAAAATTCCTTGGATGGCCGTGTATCTGCTGGAAGTAAACAAGCTTTAGAATGGAGAATTTTGAAGGCGAAACGTACCATTGAAGATTGGGAATGGCGCCTGTCAATTTTACAACGCCTCCCGCCATTATCTGAACGTCAGTGGAGGTGGAAGGAGGCTCTAACAGTGCTGCGTGCTGCCCCATCTAAGCTACTTAATCT ATGCATGCAGAGGGCAAAATATGACATTGGGGAGGAGGCTATTTCTCGTTTTTCCCTACCTCCAGAAGACAAAGCAACTCTGGAATTGACTGAATGGGTGGATGGGGCCTTCAAAAGAGCTTCT GTGGAGGATGTGGTGTCTCGTGCTGCTGATGGTACTTCAGGTCAAGAATTGGATTTCTTGGCACTGCGCTCTCAGTTGGGTCCTTTGGCAGCT ATTCTTCTATGCATCGATGTAGCTGCAGCGTGCTCGAAGTTACCTAATGTGTCTTTGAAGCTTTTGAATCAA GCACAAGTTATGCTTTCTGAGATCTATCCTGGTAGCGTCCCAAAGTTTGGATCAACTTATTGGGATCAAATCCGCGAAGTGACAATAATTTCTGTTGTTAAACGTGTTCTCAAGCGTCTATGTGAGTTATTGGAACAG GACAAACCACCAGCTCTTCAGGAATTTTTATCTGGTGAAACGATTCTTTCATTGTCAAAGGAGTTTCATAGAAAAGGAAACAGAGATCGTGCACTTGTTATGCTTCATCAGATGATTGAAGATGCTCATAAGGGCAAGCAGCAGTTTCTTAGTG GTAAGCTTCACAATTTAGCAAGAGCTATTGCTGATGAAGAAGCTGAAAGGGATCTTGCTAGTGGGGCTAGCGGGGAGGGTCCACATTCTGATGGGAGAGGGCTTCCAAGCTTTGACAAGGATGGAGTTCTTGGGCTTGGTTTGAGAACCTTAAAGCAGTCACCTATGACTCCAGAGGCTGGTGAAAGCACAGTAAATTCTGCAAGTTATGATGTCAAAGAATCAGAAAAAAGACTTTTTGGCCCTTTTGGTTCCAAGATGACAACATTCCTCTCTCAATTCATTCTACATATTGCTGCAATCGGTGACATTGTTGACGGGACGGATACGACTCATGACTTCAACTATTTTTCACTTGTTTATGAGTGGCCCAAAGAC CTTTTAACTCGTCTGGTATTTGAGCGAGGCAGTACTGATGCAGCTGGAAAGGTAGCAGAAATAATGAACTCGGACTTTGTCCACGAAGTAATTTCTGCCTGTGTACCTCCTGTTTACCCTCCAAGATCCGGTCATGGTTGGGCTTGCATTCCAGTCATTCCGACTGTTCCTAAGAGTTATACTGAAAACAAGGTCCTCTCACCTTCTTCCCGAGAAGCTAAACCCAAGTTTTACACTCGTTCTTCTGCCACTCCTGGAGTCCCTTTATACCCTCTCAAGTTGGATGTTGTGAAGCATCTTGTCAAATTATCTGCTGTCAGGGCTGTCCTGGCATGTGTATTTGGCAGTACCATGTTATACCGTGGCAGTGATACAGCTATCTCTAGTTCCTTAAATGGTGGATTACTGCCGACACCTGATGTTGATAGGTTTTTCTATGAATTTGCTCTTGATCAATCAGAGAG GTTTCCAACCTTGAATCGCTGGATACAAATGCAAACTAACCTTCATCGAGTATCTGAGTTTGCGGTCATGTCTGAACATGGGAAAAATGATGCTAAAGATAACTCAGAACCCAAAACTGCTATGAAGCGATTTCGTGAAAATGAAAGCGACACTGAATCAGAAACTGATGATATGGCTGTCGGCAATTACATTTCATCGGTACTGCCTGATGTTAAGGATCAGAGCAATGTTGCTTCCGATGCCTGGCATGAATCTCCAAAGTCCGAAATTGCTGAACTTGATAATACagttttcctttcttttgaTTGGGAGAATGAGGGACCCTATGAAAAAGCTGTAGATag GTTGATAGATGAAGGAAACTTGTTGGATGCCCTTGCTCTATCAGACCGCTTCTTACGCAATGGGGCCTCAGACCGGTTGCTTCAGATGCTCATTATAAGTGGAGAAGATGATACTTTTCGAGGACAACCTCAAAGTAGTTCAGGCCTTCGAATCTGGAGCAATAGTTGGCAATATTGTCTACGCCTGAAGGACAAACAACTTGCAGCTAGACTTGCTCTGAA ATATTTACACAGATGGGAGCTGGAAGCAGCTTTGGATGTTCTCACTATGTGTACCTGCCATTTGCCTGATGGTGATCAACTTAAAGTTGAG GTTGTTCAAAAGAGACAGGCTCTCTGTAGATATAAACGCATTTTATGTGCAGATGATCGTTACAATAGCTGGCAAGAG GTTGAGAGAGACTGTAAAGAAGATCCAGAGGGTCTTGCACTTAGATTGGCTGAGAGAGGAGCAGTATCTGTTGCCTTAGAAGTGGCTGAAAGTGCAGGGCTTTCTATAGAACTGCGTAGAGAACTTCAAGGCCGTCAACTTGTCAAGCTTCTCAATGCAGACCCTGTAAATGGTGGTGGCCCTGCAGAAGCTTCACGATTTCTTTCTTCCCTCCGCGACTCTGCTGATGCTTTGCCTGTTGCAATGAGCGCAATGCAGCTCTTGCCCGATCTTCGATCCAAGCAGCTTCTT GTGCACTTCTTCCTAAAGAGAAGAGATGGTAATCTGTCTGAGGTTGAGGTCTCCCAGCTGAACTCGTGGGCTTTAGGTCTTCGTGTATTAGCTTCCTTGCCATTGCCATGGCAGCAAAGATGCTCGTCCCTACATGAGCACCCTCGTTTGATTGTAGAAGTTCTGCTGATGAGGAAGCAACTGCAGTCTGCTTCTCTG ATTCTTAAAGAGTTCCCCTTATTGAGAGACAACGGCATGATTCTTGCATATGCTGCCAAAGCTATTGCTATTAGCATGAGTTCCCCTCCCAGGGACTCCAGAATTTCAGTTTCTGGTCCAAGACCAAAGCAGAGAATGAAGGCTAGCACGCCCACACGGTCATCATTTACTAGCAGCCTTAGTAATTTGCAGAAAGAGGCTCGCAGAGCATTTTCCTGGACTCCTCGTAACACAGGAGATAAGGGTGCACCGAAGGATAGccagaggaagaggaagagctCTGGATTAACGCAATCTGAAAAAGTTGCCTGGGAGGCAATGACTGGTATTCAGGAAGACCGTGTTTCAGTATTCACTGCAGATGGGCAAGAAAGGCTTCCGTCTGTTTCCATTGCTGCAGAGTGGATGCTCACAGGTGATCTCAAAAAGGATGAAGCTGTTCGATCTTCTCATCGATATGAAAGTGCCCCTGACATAATTCTATTCAAG GCATTGCTTTCATTATGTTCAGATGAAAGTGCATCCGGCAAGGGGGCTTTGGACTTGTGTATTAATCAGATGAAAAATGTTTTGAGCTCCCAGCAATTACCCGAAAATGCATCTATGGAGACTATTGGCCGAGCATATCATGCAACAGAAACATTTGTGCAG GGTCTACTCTTTGCTAAATCCCAGCTTAGAAAACTTTCTGGGGCCAGCGATTTGTCTAGTAATTCAGAGAAGGGCAGGGATGCTGATGATGCATCTTCTGATGCTGGCAGCTCTAGTGTTGGTAGTCAATCAACTGATGAACTCTCTGAAGCACTATCCCAGGTTGATATCTGGCTAGGACGTGCTGAACTGCTGCAAAGTCTTTTGGGTTCAGGCATAGCTGCCTCCCTTGATGACATTGCTGATAAAGAGTCTTCTGAACGTCTTCGGGATCGACTCATCCAAGAAGAAAGATATAGTATGGCTGTATATACTTGCAAGAAGTGTAAG ATCGACGTTTTCCCTGTTTGGAATTCATGGGGCCATGCCCTAATTCGGATGGAGCATTATGCACAAGCTCGAGTCAAATTCAA GCAAGCTCTTCAGTTGTACAAGGGCGATTCTGCACCTGTGATCCTCGAGATAATCAATACTATTGAAGGAGGTCCACCAGTTGATGTTGCTTCTGTTCGGTCCAT ATATGAACATTTGGCTAAAAGTGCACCAGCGGTCTTAGATGATCCTCTCTCTGCTGATTCCTATCTCAATGTTTTATACATGCCTTCTACATTCCCACGTTCAGAGAGATCTAGAAGGTTCCAAGAAGCTGCGAAGGATAGTTCCACACATACATCGGATTTTGATGATGGGCCACGTAGCAACCTAGATAGTATTAGATACCTGGAATGTGTAAACTATTTACAAGAA TATGCTCGTCAGcatttgctcggttttatgtTTAAGCATGGCCGGTTTAAGGAGGCATGCTTGTTGTTTTTTCCTGCCAACTCTGTTCCTAATCCACCTCAGCCATCTTCTCTGGGAGCAGTtgcttcatcttcttctcctCAAAGACCTGATCCTTTAGCAACTGATTATGGAACAATTGATGATTTATGTGACCTGTGTATTGGTTATGGTGCCATGCCTGTCCTGGAGGAAGTGATATCATCGAGGATTGCAACAACACAAGATCAGTTGGTGAATCAGCACACTACTGCAGCCGTTGCTCGAATTTGCCTCTATTGTGAAACCCATAAgcatttcaattatttatacaaattccAG GTAATAAAAAAGGACCACGTAGCTGCTGGCCTTTGCTGTATTCAGTTGTTTATGAACTCTGCTTCTCAAGATGAAGCTCTAAAGCACTTGGAACATGCTAAG ATGCATTTTGATGAAGGGTTGTCAGCACGATATAAAGTGGGagattccacaaaacttgtcACCAAAGGTATCCGGGGAAAAACTGCTTCAGAGAAGCTTACTGAAGAAGGATTGGTCAAATTTTCTGCTCGCGTTGCAATTCAG ATGGATGTCGTGAGAAGCTTCAATGATGCAGATGGATCACAATGGAAACACTCTCTTTTCGGCAATCCAAATGATCATGAGACATTCAG GAGAAGATGTGAAATTGCAGAAACTCTTGCTGAAAAAAACTTTGACTTGGCTTTCCAagtaatatatgaattcaaTCTTCCAg CTGTCGACATATATGCTGGTGTTGCTGCATCACTTGCTGAAAGGAAGAAGGGAGGTCAACTAACCGAGTTTTTCAGAAACATTAAGGGTACCATAGATGATGACGATTGGGATCAG GTATTGGGAGCGGCAATTAATGTGTATGCCAATAAACATAAGGAACGTCCTGATCGCCTTATCGACATGTTGACTAGCAGCCACAG GAAAGTACTGGCTTGTGTCGTCTGTGGTCGTCTAAAAAGTGCTTTCCAAATTGCATCTAGAAGCGGAAGTGTAGCTGATGTTCAGTATGTCGCACATCAG GCATTACATGCCAATGCACTTCCAGTTCTGGATATGTGCAAACAGTGGTTGGCTCAATATATGTAG